A window of the Lactuca sativa cultivar Salinas chromosome 7, Lsat_Salinas_v11, whole genome shotgun sequence genome harbors these coding sequences:
- the LOC111879779 gene encoding uncharacterized protein LOC111879779, which translates to MATEAAGYGMFQRVYGGCISTDDMGVRRRPYHHNCSCAIHKSGGGNCSHLAKVSYPIRRCWSEGSMMAIKSMASPDSSPCSSSSPMVAASVTIKDSQPPSLPITVANDS; encoded by the coding sequence ATGGCAACAGAAGCTGCCGGATATGGGATGTTTCAGAGAGTATATGGAGGTTGCATATCCACAGACGACATGGGTGTTCGAAGAAGGCCCTACCATCACAACTGCAGTTGCGCTATTCATAAATCGGGTGGTGGTAATTGCTCCCATCTCGCTAAAGTGTCTTACCCAATCAGGAGGTGTTGGAGTGAAGGTTCCATGATGGCTATAAAGTCCATGGCTTCTCCAGACTCCTCGCCCTGTTCTTCTTCTTCACCTATGGTGGCTGCTTCCGTCACCATCAAGGATTCCCAACCACCGAGCTTGCCAATCACAGTTGCAAATGATTCATGA